The following proteins are encoded in a genomic region of Agelaius phoeniceus isolate bAgePho1 chromosome 17, bAgePho1.hap1, whole genome shotgun sequence:
- the LOC129127838 gene encoding uncharacterized protein LOC129127838 isoform X1 encodes MLGCSAGCRPPRADTKALTTRSPQFPVPLPLFLPKVWAEPMAAAAAPLLSGQRSPVQRRLRGVSAHAGQGFTLQQPQPKVAVAVGETLTLNCITSGVAGPGPVMWLKGWGSGNKTVYDQSNEDPSSRVMRAVNESNTDFTIRIRNVQPDDVGTYYCVKFVKGSTGVDEVFRRGNGTEVSVQEAALVPGMVAAAVVLCFLLLLLSLFVALCMYRRKRQGGVGSPCPARTVAMGSFSSVPLQCCAGTPGTPSEVLDAESSHLPSQQSSKEENNIHYADLQPLPLAPRRGRSPGTAPTEYASLRAAAK; translated from the exons ATGCTCGGCTGCTCTGCCGGCTGTCGCCCGCCCCGGGCAGACACCAAAGCGTTAACCACCCGCTCGCCTCAATTTCCTGTCCCgcttccccttttccttcccaaagtTTGGGCAGAGCCCATGGCCGCGGCAGCAGCTCCGCTCCTGTCTGGGCAGCGAAGCCCCGTCCAGCGGCGGCTCCGGG gtgtgagTGCCCATGCGGGTCAGGGCTTcactctgcagcagccccagcccaaggtggcagtggcagtggggGAGACGCTCACCCTGAACTGCATCACGTCTGGAGTTGCTGGACCAGGTCCTGTGATGTGGCTGAagggctggggcagtgggaaCAAGACTGTCTATGACCAGAGTAATGAGGATCCCTCCTCCCGTGTGATGAGAGCAGTGAACGAGTCTAACACAGACTTCACCATCCGCATCAGGAACGTTCAGCCTGATGATGTTGGCACCTATTACTGTGTGAAGTTTGTCAAGGGGAGCACTGGTGTTGATGAGGTGTTTAGGCGTGGCAATGGCACCGAGGTGTCTGTGCAAG AAGCAGCCCTGGTTCCTGGaatggtggctgcagctgtagtgctctgcttcctcctcctcctcctcagcctctTCGTGGCCCTTTGCATGTACAGGAGGAAGCGCCAAGGTGGagtgggcagcccctgcccagccaggacagtggccatgggcagcttctcatctgtccctctgcagtgctgtgcagggacccctggcacccccag TGAAGTCCTGGATGCAGAGAGCTCCCACCTGCCCAGCCAG cagagcagcaaggaggagaacAACATCCACTACGCcgacctgcagcccctgcccctggcgCCACGGCGTGGCAggagcccgggcacagcccccacCGAGTATGCCAGCCTCAGGGCAGCTGCCAAGTGA
- the LOC129127838 gene encoding uncharacterized protein LOC129127838 isoform X2, with the protein MLGCSAGCRPPRADTKALTTRSPQFPVPLPLFLPKVWAEPMAAAAAPLLSGQRSPVQRRLRGVSAHAGQGFTLQQPQPKVAVAVGETLTLNCITSGVAGPGPVMWLKGWGSGNKTVYDQSNEDPSSRVMRAVNESNTDFTIRIRNVQPDDVGTYYCVKFVKGSTGVDEVFRRGNGTEVSVQEAALVPGMVAAAVVLCFLLLLLSLFVALCMYRRKRQGGVGSPCPARTVAMGSFSSVPLQCCAGTPGTPSEVLDAESSHLPSQSSKEENNIHYADLQPLPLAPRRGRSPGTAPTEYASLRAAAK; encoded by the exons ATGCTCGGCTGCTCTGCCGGCTGTCGCCCGCCCCGGGCAGACACCAAAGCGTTAACCACCCGCTCGCCTCAATTTCCTGTCCCgcttccccttttccttcccaaagtTTGGGCAGAGCCCATGGCCGCGGCAGCAGCTCCGCTCCTGTCTGGGCAGCGAAGCCCCGTCCAGCGGCGGCTCCGGG gtgtgagTGCCCATGCGGGTCAGGGCTTcactctgcagcagccccagcccaaggtggcagtggcagtggggGAGACGCTCACCCTGAACTGCATCACGTCTGGAGTTGCTGGACCAGGTCCTGTGATGTGGCTGAagggctggggcagtgggaaCAAGACTGTCTATGACCAGAGTAATGAGGATCCCTCCTCCCGTGTGATGAGAGCAGTGAACGAGTCTAACACAGACTTCACCATCCGCATCAGGAACGTTCAGCCTGATGATGTTGGCACCTATTACTGTGTGAAGTTTGTCAAGGGGAGCACTGGTGTTGATGAGGTGTTTAGGCGTGGCAATGGCACCGAGGTGTCTGTGCAAG AAGCAGCCCTGGTTCCTGGaatggtggctgcagctgtagtgctctgcttcctcctcctcctcctcagcctctTCGTGGCCCTTTGCATGTACAGGAGGAAGCGCCAAGGTGGagtgggcagcccctgcccagccaggacagtggccatgggcagcttctcatctgtccctctgcagtgctgtgcagggacccctggcacccccag TGAAGTCCTGGATGCAGAGAGCTCCCACCTGCCCAGCCAG agcagcaaggaggagaacAACATCCACTACGCcgacctgcagcccctgcccctggcgCCACGGCGTGGCAggagcccgggcacagcccccacCGAGTATGCCAGCCTCAGGGCAGCTGCCAAGTGA